In Paenibacillus durus, the DNA window GGTGAGGGTGTGTCGCCTGAATCTACTTCTTTGAAAATCCTCTGGCGACCAAGGACCATTCAGGGTCCGCAGCGGGGATACGGTGTTAGGGGAACTCATTGCCTTCCTGAAACACCCATAAAATGTCCTTCTATGTATTTAAATATGTCCTTACCATCCCTTATAATAACTCGCTTCTTTGAACATTCGTCAGTCAATTCTAAAATGTCTTTTATGCCTTTCTTATCGTAACTTCGATTCCATTCAAAAATCATTGTATATAGGTTCTTTACTGTTTGCTTATAGTTCCATTGCTCAAAACCCAGTCGTGTTCTTACAAATCGCCTTATGACTCTAAAATCCCTCAGGTATTTATTAGGTCTTAATAAAAAAATTAGATCTGCTTTCTTAAAGCTGTCTTGTCCCCACTTGTAATGAACACCTTCAATAATCCATGATTCTTCTTCCAGTATTTCATTCAGCATTGAATCCCTTACATCAATCGAGTTTTTACGGTTATCGGCATTTCGTTCCCAAACTAGATTGTCAGTTTCATAGTAATTTATTCCATACCTCTTTGACAATTCTTTCGCAATAGATGTTTTACCACTTCCACAAGCCCCAATGATTCGGATTTTTATGTCAATCCCTCCCTTGAAAAAGCTTACAATATAATATTGTGCAATGATTTCACCTAACGTTTCCGCATTCACGAACCCGAGAGGCTTAAGGCGCCAGCGCCGGGTCGCCAGACTTAACCTCGCAGGGTTGTCTGCCTGCCAATCGCTTCCCTAATTTCTCTTTCGCAGACCTAGAGCGTTAGCCCGCAGCGTGAATGCTGTGTTATACGTAGTTACCGCCTTCTTTGAGTTGCTTAAAAATCACGCTTGCTTCATTAATATGTAATAATCTAGATTATCCTTCAATTCTACTTGTTTTATAAAATTCATTTTGTTAAGTAATCTTCGTGAGCGTATATTTTCATTTTCGACGGTTGCTTCAATATAGGTTAAATCCATAATATCAAAACCCATTCTAATAACTTCTTCTAATGCTTCTTGCATTAAGCCTTGTCCCCAATATCTAGACGATAAATCAAATCCAATTTCTGCTCTTGAATTTTGTCCTTTTTCCCAACAATGGAACCCACACGTTCCAACCAATTCATTATTAGTCCTATCAAAAATCCCGTATCTGCACCCTGCATCATCTATATGAAATTGTATTATCTCCTCTGCTTCTCTGATATCTTGACATACCTCTATATCCATATATCGTGTTACTTCTGAATCGGAGAAGTGCCGGAGAACCAATTTAGCATCCAATAAAGTCAGTTCCCTCAGTAACAATCTTTTCGTTTCAATCTTTGGGAATTCCACCATTCGAAGTTCGCCCTCACTGTTCTATTTTTGAATTTCCAAAGCGGTAATTACGTATACCGTTGTTGTATTCACGAACCCTCACCACCTTAAGGCCGTTAGGCCGGCCGCGATGCGGTTAGGTGGCGCAGGGTTGTCTGCTGATTCACTTCTCCGAAATGCCTTGAGTAGACCAAAGGCGTTAGC includes these proteins:
- a CDS encoding AAA family ATPase, with product MNAETLGEIIAQYYIVSFFKGGIDIKIRIIGACGSGKTSIAKELSKRYGINYYETDNLVWERNADNRKNSIDVRDSMLNEILEEESWIIEGVHYKWGQDSFKKADLIFLLRPNKYLRDFRVIRRFVRTRLGFEQWNYKQTVKNLYTMIFEWNRSYDKKGIKDILELTDECSKKRVIIRDGKDIFKYIEGHFMGVSGRQ
- a CDS encoding GNAT family N-acetyltransferase, which produces MVEFPKIETKRLLLRELTLLDAKLVLRHFSDSEVTRYMDIEVCQDIREAEEIIQFHIDDAGCRYGIFDRTNNELVGTCGFHCWEKGQNSRAEIGFDLSSRYWGQGLMQEALEEVIRMGFDIMDLTYIEATVENENIRSRRLLNKMNFIKQVELKDNLDYYILMKQA